In the bacterium genome, one interval contains:
- a CDS encoding four helix bundle protein: protein MVDDFAKSHQFVRKGKTTLFPFRGAKSPGLDFLRLYHGLTSQIQRAAVSAPANIAEGFKKRTAAEKIRYLNISQSSLEECRYFLILIEDLDYAETKAALERIEVVSKILESYIKGIKRNHG, encoded by the coding sequence ATGGTTGATGACTTCGCAAAAAGTCATCAATTTGTAAGGAAAGGGAAAACGACGCTTTTCCCTTTCCGTGGAGCGAAAAGTCCCGGATTGGACTTTTTGCGACTCTATCATGGTTTAACGTCTCAAATACAAAGGGCCGCGGTTTCAGCACCCGCTAATATAGCCGAAGGCTTCAAGAAAAGGACAGCCGCAGAAAAAATACGATATCTGAACATATCCCAGAGTTCCCTTGAAGAGTGCAGGTATTTTCTCATTCTCATTGAAGATTTGGATTATGCAGAAACTAAAGCTGCTTTGGAGAGGATTGAAGTTGTAAGTAAGATCCTTGAATCCTATATAAAGGGCATTAAAAGGAACCACGGTTGA
- a CDS encoding four helix bundle protein produces MKHTPAKEFRDLILWQKAHGLVLSIYGLNRTFLKYELYG; encoded by the coding sequence ATGAAACACACACCAGCTAAAGAGTTCCGTGATCTGATTCTGTGGCAGAAAGCCCATGGATTGGTCCTTTCCATCTATGGTCTGAACCGTACGTTTCTCAAATACGAATTATATGGTTGA
- a CDS encoding DUF2867 domain-containing protein: MDFFQITPHEKGSEVRITAVFDPKGIWGRWYWYTVSPYHYLVFTGMLKGIAKAVESNRKESTTA; the protein is encoded by the coding sequence GTGGATTTTTTCCAGATAACTCCCCATGAGAAAGGCTCAGAGGTCCGAATAACGGCTGTCTTCGATCCAAAGGGTATCTGGGGCAGGTGGTACTGGTATACGGTGTCTCCTTATCACTATCTGGTGTTCACGGGCATGTTAAAAGGCATTGCCAAGGCAGTGGAAAGCAACAGGAAGGAATCAACGACGGCATGA
- a CDS encoding TIGR04283 family arsenosugar biosynthesis glycosyltransferase produces MQNTCRYCKERSLVFSWLLAPGSWILGAMKFHLIIFTRFPIPGRTKTRLIPALGPEGAADLQRQMTEHTLAVMGPLNSEAIQLQVRYEGGEESDMKKWLGEDLSFVPQGEGDLGDCMRRAFADSFKEGFEKAVIVGTDCPSLGADDVAEALDLLEENTLVLGPAADGGYYLIGIRSDAPQWLNELVFENIPWGTDQVFNTTVNVLAETGLDVGLLNEKADVDEPEDLVHWDEELGSQEPGAGSQDKANLSISVIIPTLNEEERIGELLGWLKKTDVEIIVADGGSTDGTVAVCEKAGVKVVQSPGGRAVQMNAGASAASGDVFLFLHADTKLPDPFEDRVSAAILKGAVAGAFLFGTDSDKASMNVLENMAHFRTYRMGMVYGDQAIFATREAFFRAGAYPDQPIMEDYELWKRLGKVGKRAIIPLPVSTSARKWEQHGTWRLALIHQVIMWLYLLGVSPERLARWYKTRMQNTERRT; encoded by the coding sequence ATGCAAAATACCTGCCGGTACTGTAAGGAACGTTCCCTGGTTTTCTCCTGGCTCCTGGCTCCTGGCTCCTGGATACTCGGTGCTATGAAATTCCATCTCATTATATTTACTCGCTTCCCAATTCCCGGACGCACCAAAACCCGCCTCATCCCCGCCCTCGGTCCCGAGGGTGCAGCGGACCTTCAGCGGCAGATGACCGAACACACTCTGGCTGTCATGGGTCCCCTCAATAGTGAGGCAATTCAGCTGCAGGTCAGATATGAGGGCGGCGAAGAATCCGACATGAAGAAATGGTTGGGGGAGGACCTTTCTTTTGTACCCCAGGGCGAGGGTGATCTGGGAGACTGCATGAGGCGCGCCTTCGCGGATTCCTTTAAAGAGGGGTTTGAAAAGGCCGTTATTGTCGGCACAGACTGTCCGTCCCTCGGTGCCGATGATGTAGCGGAAGCGTTGGATCTGTTGGAGGAAAACACCCTTGTCCTCGGGCCGGCCGCGGACGGCGGATACTACCTCATAGGGATCAGGTCCGATGCTCCCCAATGGCTTAATGAGCTTGTTTTTGAAAACATTCCGTGGGGGACAGACCAGGTGTTTAACACCACCGTGAACGTTCTTGCCGAAACGGGTCTTGATGTGGGACTTCTGAATGAAAAAGCAGACGTAGATGAACCTGAGGATCTTGTGCATTGGGATGAGGAACTCGGGAGCCAGGAGCCAGGAGCCGGGAGCCAGGATAAAGCGAACCTTTCCATCTCAGTGATAATACCCACATTGAATGAGGAGGAGCGGATCGGGGAACTACTTGGTTGGCTTAAGAAAACAGATGTGGAGATCATTGTGGCTGACGGGGGGAGCACCGATGGAACTGTGGCTGTTTGTGAGAAAGCCGGGGTCAAGGTCGTTCAATCACCTGGAGGGCGGGCGGTCCAGATGAACGCCGGGGCGTCGGCAGCCTCAGGAGATGTCTTTCTCTTCCTCCACGCTGACACGAAACTTCCGGACCCGTTCGAGGACCGAGTGAGTGCGGCCATTTTGAAAGGTGCTGTGGCAGGGGCTTTTCTCTTCGGTACAGACAGCGATAAAGCCTCCATGAACGTCCTCGAAAATATGGCCCATTTCCGTACTTACCGCATGGGCATGGTTTACGGGGACCAGGCCATCTTCGCGACAAGGGAGGCGTTTTTCCGGGCCGGTGCCTACCCGGATCAGCCTATCATGGAAGACTACGAACTGTGGAAACGTCTGGGAAAGGTGGGAAAACGTGCAATCATCCCTCTCCCGGTAAGCACCTCTGCCCGAAAATGGGAGCAGCACGGCACATGGCGGCTCGCACTGATCCATCAAGTGATCATGTGGCTGTATCTGCTTGGAGTAAGCCCTGAGAGGCTGGCGAGGTGGTATAAGACAAGAATGCAGAACACAGAACGCAGAACGTAG
- a CDS encoding DUF2867 domain-containing protein produces MNVEPQTPENRLILLTGATGYIGGRLLKALESRGERVRCIVRHPSYLEGRIGPKAEVIRGDVFHRDGLARALEGIDTAFYLVHSMGTGKRFDKRDREAANNFGEAARAAGVRRIIYLGGLAQGTCHSSHLRSRLEVGCVLRESGVPTIEFRASIIIGSGSLSFEMVRSLVERLPIMITPTWVRSLAQPIAVEDVIQYLLEAMDIPLEGNAVFEVGGADQVSYEGIMREYARQRNLKRIMIPVPFFSPEAASYFLALVTPLYFPVGRKLIASVKNDTVVMDQAALVFFSVRPKGLEEAISRAIGNEDRQFAVTHWSDALAENSNEHHLWGVAFGPRRVDSYSRVMEFPPEEVYLPIQRIGGENGWYTYRWLWWTKGYLDRWLGGVGMRTGRRDPYDLRVGDAIDFWRVEKLVPGRLLLLFAEMKLPGRAWIFSR; encoded by the coding sequence GTGAACGTTGAACCGCAGACACCGGAGAACCGTCTGATTCTGCTTACGGGAGCCACCGGCTACATTGGGGGGCGTCTTCTTAAGGCTCTGGAATCAAGGGGGGAGAGGGTCCGTTGTATTGTTCGTCACCCGTCTTATCTTGAGGGACGGATAGGGCCGAAAGCGGAGGTAATCCGCGGTGATGTGTTCCATCGAGACGGTCTGGCAAGAGCGCTTGAGGGCATTGATACCGCTTTTTATCTCGTGCACAGCATGGGGACAGGAAAGCGCTTCGATAAGCGGGACCGCGAAGCTGCCAACAATTTCGGTGAAGCGGCCAGGGCTGCCGGGGTCCGGCGCATCATTTATCTTGGCGGGCTGGCCCAGGGGACATGCCATTCATCACACCTGCGCAGCCGTCTTGAGGTCGGCTGTGTTCTCAGGGAAAGTGGGGTTCCCACGATCGAGTTCCGGGCGTCAATCATAATAGGCTCCGGGAGCCTTTCCTTTGAGATGGTTCGATCCCTGGTTGAGCGCCTCCCCATAATGATCACCCCCACATGGGTCCGGTCCCTCGCCCAGCCTATCGCTGTAGAGGATGTCATCCAATATCTGCTTGAGGCCATGGATATACCCCTGGAGGGCAACGCTGTTTTCGAAGTTGGCGGCGCCGATCAAGTGTCCTACGAAGGGATCATGCGGGAGTACGCCAGGCAGCGAAATCTGAAAAGGATCATGATCCCGGTTCCTTTTTTTTCACCTGAGGCAGCGAGCTACTTCCTGGCGCTGGTGACGCCTCTTTATTTTCCGGTAGGCCGCAAGCTTATCGCTTCGGTCAAGAACGATACCGTGGTCATGGACCAGGCAGCCCTGGTATTTTTTTCGGTAAGACCCAAGGGACTGGAAGAAGCCATATCAAGGGCTATCGGGAACGAAGACCGGCAGTTCGCTGTCACCCATTGGTCCGATGCCCTTGCCGAAAACAGCAACGAACACCATCTTTGGGGAGTTGCTTTCGGACCTCGACGTGTGGACTCCTACAGCAGGGTCATGGAGTTTCCCCCCGAGGAGGTTTATTTACCTATCCAGCGTATCGGGGGGGAGAATGGTTGGTACACCTACCGCTGGCTATGGTGGACAAAGGGGTATCTGGACCGCTGGCTGGGCGGTGTTGGCATGCGGACTGGACGGCGGGATCCCTATGACCTGCGGGTCGGCGATGCCATCGATTTCTGGCGGGTGGAAAAGCTTGTTCCGGGCCGCCTTCTCCTGCTTTTTGCTGAGATGAAGCTTCCGGGTAGAGCGTGGATTTTTTCCAGATAA
- a CDS encoding mercuric reductase has protein sequence MSQEPRITPQDEYNNLLENNVHPPDWVNPKPAARYNLVVIGAGTAGLVTAAGAAGLGAKVALVEKNLMGGDCLNVGCVPSKCLIRSARAAADVRDAGDFGIDVAGGYEVNFGKVMERMRRLRSGISANDSARRFSEELGVDIFLGEASFTGPQTVGVEGRELRFKKAVITSGARAFELPVEGLAEAGFLTNETVFSLTERPARLAVIGAGPLGCELAQTFQRLGSQVSIIEMSPQVLSREDPDAARMVESSMLKDGIELLLSCDIKKVEKTGEGKVFSLECQGQAKTLVVDEILLGVGRVPNVDGLDLESVGVKYDARSGVKVDDFLRTTNPEIYAAGDICFPYKFTHTADAMARIVIQNALFKGRKKTSALTIPWCTYTDPEIAHVGMYEADAMKARVQVDTFTIPMSDVDRAIAEGETGGMVRIHVKKGTDRILGATIVARHAGEMISEISVAMKAKMGLGALSGVIHPYPTQAEAIRKAGDAYNRTKLTPFVKKLFGAVLKWQRRG, from the coding sequence ATGAGCCAGGAACCGAGAATCACGCCCCAGGACGAATATAACAATTTGCTTGAAAACAATGTCCATCCACCTGATTGGGTCAACCCCAAGCCCGCTGCCCGTTACAACCTGGTCGTCATCGGGGCGGGAACAGCCGGTCTTGTGACCGCAGCCGGAGCTGCCGGTCTTGGGGCCAAAGTGGCTCTTGTTGAAAAAAACCTCATGGGAGGAGATTGTCTTAACGTGGGCTGCGTTCCCTCCAAGTGCCTCATCCGGTCTGCGCGGGCGGCGGCTGATGTTCGGGATGCTGGAGATTTCGGGATCGACGTCGCGGGCGGTTACGAAGTGAATTTCGGCAAGGTCATGGAAAGGATGCGTCGTTTGCGATCCGGCATCAGCGCCAACGATTCGGCCAGGCGTTTTTCCGAGGAACTCGGGGTGGACATTTTCCTCGGTGAAGCAAGCTTCACCGGCCCTCAAACGGTAGGCGTGGAAGGTAGGGAACTGAGGTTCAAAAAAGCTGTCATCACCAGCGGCGCCCGGGCCTTTGAGCTTCCCGTTGAGGGGTTGGCTGAGGCAGGTTTTCTAACCAACGAAACAGTATTTTCCCTGACCGAGAGACCCGCTCGCCTTGCCGTTATCGGGGCCGGCCCTCTGGGCTGCGAACTGGCCCAGACCTTCCAGAGGCTGGGCAGCCAGGTTTCGATCATAGAAATGAGCCCGCAGGTTCTGTCACGGGAAGACCCGGACGCGGCCAGGATGGTCGAATCTTCCATGTTAAAGGACGGGATCGAACTGCTGCTGTCATGCGATATTAAAAAGGTTGAGAAAACAGGCGAGGGCAAGGTTTTCAGTCTTGAGTGTCAAGGGCAGGCAAAAACGCTGGTGGTCGATGAGATCCTCCTTGGAGTGGGGCGGGTTCCCAATGTGGATGGACTTGACCTGGAATCAGTGGGAGTGAAGTACGACGCGCGCAGCGGCGTTAAGGTGGATGATTTTTTGAGAACGACCAATCCTGAGATCTATGCCGCGGGCGATATCTGCTTCCCTTACAAGTTCACTCACACTGCCGATGCCATGGCGCGTATCGTAATTCAGAACGCCCTTTTTAAAGGCCGTAAAAAAACCAGCGCCTTGACGATCCCCTGGTGTACTTACACCGACCCCGAGATCGCCCACGTGGGCATGTACGAAGCGGATGCCATGAAAGCAAGGGTCCAGGTGGACACCTTCACTATACCCATGTCCGATGTGGACAGGGCCATCGCGGAGGGGGAAACGGGGGGGATGGTGCGGATCCACGTGAAAAAGGGGACGGACCGGATTCTGGGCGCCACTATCGTTGCCCGCCACGCCGGGGAGATGATCAGCGAGATATCGGTGGCCATGAAGGCAAAAATGGGGCTCGGGGCCCTGTCCGGTGTGATCCACCCTTACCCCACCCAGGCAGAGGCCATTCGTAAAGCTGGTGATGCGTATAATAGGACGAAATTGACTCCGTTCGTAAAGAAGCTGTTTGGGGCAGTGCTGAAATGGCAGAGGAGGGGGTAA